One Maribacter cobaltidurans genomic window carries:
- a CDS encoding acyltransferase family protein — METQRRYDIDWLRVIAIGLLLIYHIAIIFQPWAMFIGFIKSDELLEGLWKPMTMLNVWRIPLLFYVSGMGLYFAMRKRNWKQLLLERTKRILLPFAFGFVAITTLHMFIFQKYYNLPIGYFPHAGHLWFLGNIFAYVVVLMPLFFYLKQNENGRLQNGLSHLMGSFAGPLLISIFFIIETVVVKPQPFAMYAQTWHGFFLGLLAFLFGFLFVYSGKTFWQTVLKWRWLYIGLAAVLFGIRYFIYATEAPGYLMAIESNCWIFGVFGLGYKYLNHPSKTLSYLSQAAYPIYIIHMFVLYAGAFLILPMTIPVFLKFIAITVFTVIMCYLIYEFILRRASFLRPLFGLKWISKNVDSGEIIEPQRSKI, encoded by the coding sequence ATGGAAACACAAAGAAGATACGATATTGATTGGCTTAGGGTCATTGCCATTGGCTTGCTGCTCATCTACCATATAGCTATAATTTTTCAGCCCTGGGCCATGTTCATTGGCTTCATTAAAAGCGATGAACTATTGGAGGGACTATGGAAACCTATGACCATGCTGAATGTATGGCGCATTCCATTATTATTCTACGTATCTGGTATGGGTCTCTATTTTGCAATGCGCAAGCGCAATTGGAAGCAATTGCTTTTGGAACGAACAAAACGGATTCTTTTGCCATTCGCCTTTGGTTTTGTGGCCATAACCACCCTTCATATGTTTATTTTTCAGAAGTATTATAATCTGCCCATAGGCTATTTTCCACATGCAGGACATTTGTGGTTCCTAGGAAATATTTTTGCCTATGTGGTGGTGTTAATGCCCTTATTCTTTTATCTGAAACAGAATGAGAACGGAAGGTTACAAAATGGGTTGTCCCACCTTATGGGCAGTTTTGCAGGTCCACTACTAATTTCTATATTTTTTATCATTGAAACGGTAGTTGTAAAACCTCAGCCATTTGCCATGTATGCCCAAACATGGCATGGCTTTTTCCTTGGTCTGCTTGCTTTTTTATTCGGTTTTCTTTTTGTGTACAGTGGTAAAACGTTCTGGCAGACCGTCTTAAAGTGGCGATGGTTGTATATTGGTTTGGCCGCTGTTTTGTTTGGTATCAGGTATTTTATTTACGCTACGGAAGCACCGGGTTACCTAATGGCCATAGAATCTAATTGTTGGATTTTCGGGGTTTTTGGGCTGGGTTACAAATACTTGAACCATCCAAGCAAAACCCTAAGCTATTTAAGCCAAGCGGCATATCCTATTTACATTATCCATATGTTCGTTTTGTATGCCGGGGCTTTTCTCATCTTGCCTATGACGATACCCGTTTTTCTAAAATTCATTGCTATTACCGTGTTTACGGTTATTATGTGCTATCTTATATATGAGTTTATACTTAGGAGGGCTTCTTTCCTAAGGCCTTTGTTCGGATTGAAATGGATTTCGAAAAATGTCGATAGCGGGGAAATTATTGAACCCCAAAGGTCAAAAATTTAA